Part of the Spiroplasma endosymbiont of Poecilobothrus nobilitatus genome is shown below.
CATGCTAGTGAAATAGATTGATATACTATGGATATGCTACAATTATTAGGACCATAATTATATAGACTTCAAAATTAGATAAAATTATTAAGAAAGAAGGAATATAAAAATGGGAAATAAAACTTCATACTCTGAAGAATTTAAAAAACAAATTGTCATGCTATATAAAAATGGTAAAATTGTTATTAATCTAGGGCAAGAATATAATTTACCAAAACCAACTATTTATAGTTGAGTTAAAAATTATAATAATTCTGGTTCATTTAAAGCAAAAGACAATCGCACACTAGAAGAAAATGAAATAATAACTTTGCGAAAAGAACTTAAAGACTTGAAAATGGAAAATGACATTTTAAAGCAAGCCGCACTGATAATCGCCAAAAAATAACAATAATTAATAACAACAAAACAAAATATTCAGTAAGAAAAATATGTAAGATTTTGGGTTTATCAAAATCAACGTATTATTATCAAACTAATAAATGTATTAACAAGCAAGTTAATAATTATGAACAAGAAATTATCAGCGCCTTTAATAAAAGTCGCAAAATTTATGGGGCTCGCAAAATTAAAGTTATTTTAAACAGAAAAGATATCATCTTATCGCGGCGAAAAATCAGATTCTTTATGATCAAAAATAATTTGGTTTCTAAATACACCAAATTAAAATATCATAATCATAAAACAACAGTCAATAATGACCAAATTAATAATATTTTAAATCGTCAATTTAACAACAAAAAACCTAATGAAGTTATTGTTAGTGATTTA
Proteins encoded:
- a CDS encoding IS3 family transposase (programmed frameshift), which encodes MGNKTSYSEEFKKQIVMLYKNGKIVINLGQEYNLPKPTIYSWVKNYNNSGSFKAKDNRTLEENEIITLRKELKDLKMENDIFKASRTDNRQKITIINNNKTKYSVRKICKILGLSKSTYYYQTNKCINKQVNNYEQEIISAFNKSRKIYGARKIKVILNRKDIILSRRKIRFFMIKNNLVSKYTKLKYHNHKTTVNNDQINNILNRQFNNKKPNEVIVSDLTYVQVGAKWHYICLLIDLFNREIIGYSAGPNKTAELVQQSFHKITRPLNQITLFHTDRGNEFKNKIIDEILITFNIKRSLSNKGRPYDNAVAETTYKTFKTEFIKGKKFKNLTQLKYELFDFVHWYNNIRIHGILNYLSPVTFRKQMSI